Within the Corynebacterium afermentans subsp. lipophilum genome, the region CAGGGACTTGGACATCTTCACCCCGTCGAGCGCGATCATGCCGGCGTGGACGTAGTGGCCCGCCATGCGGTCCACCTCCAGCGCCGCCTCGGCGTGCGCCGCGGAGAATTCGTGGTGCGGAAACGCCAGGTCAGACCCGCCGCCCTGGATGGCAAAGTGCCCGCCCAGACGGTTGGTCGCAATCGCGGAGCACTCGACGTGCCAGCCGGGCCGGCCCGGACCGAAGGGCGAATCCCAGGCGGGCTCGCCCTCGCGGTGACCGCGCCAAATCAGCGCATCCAGCGGGTCGCGCTTGCCCTCGCGCTCCGGATCGCCGCCGCGCTCAGCGAAGTACTCCTCCATGGTCGCGCGGTCCAGGTTGGACTCGTAGCCGAACTGCTTGGTGGCCTCGATGGAGGCGTAGATGTCGCCGTGGTCGAGCTCGTACGCCGCGTCGGCGTCGAGAAGCTCCTGCACCATCGCGATCACCTCGTCTACCGACTCCATCGCGCCGATGTAGTCGCGGGGCGGGATCACGGACAGGATCTCCATGTCGCTGCGGAACAGGTTGATCTGGCTGGTGCCGAGTTCGCGCCAGTCCACGCCGTCGCGTTCAGCGCGCTCGAACAATGGGTCGTCCACATCGGTGATGTTTTGCACGTAGTGGACCTTGTGGCCGTTGGCGATGAGTTGGCGCTGCGCCAGGTCGAAGGTGAGGTAGGTTGCGGCGTGGCCGAGGTGGGTGGAGTCGTACGGCGTGATGCCGCAGACGTACATCCCCACCTCCCCGTTCGCGTCCGGGGTGGTGTCTACTTCCTTGACGCGCTGATCGGCGGTGTCGTAGAGCTTCAGTGCCACCGGGGTGCCGGCGACTGCGGGTACGGACGGGTCGGGCCATGCATGCATGCGCACAACCCTACAACTACGCGGCCATCACGCCAGTGCCGAGCAGCGCCATGACAAGAAGGCCCAGCGGAATGCGGTAGGCGGCGAACCACGCGAACGAGTGGTTGGACACGAACTTCAGCAGCCACGCGATCGAGATGTAGCCGACCACGAAGGCGATGCCGGAGCCGGCGAGCAGCTGCAGGCCGCTCGCCGCCTGGCCTGCCTGAGGGTCGAAGGCGTCCGGCAGGGAGAACAGCCCGGAGGCCAGCACGGCGGGGATGGCCAGCAGGAAGGAAAAGCGGGTGGCCACCTCGCGGTCGAGGTTGCGGAAAAGGCCGCCGGAGATGGTGCCGCCGGAGCGCGACACACCCGGGATGAGCGCCAGGCACTGCCACAGACCCATCACAACCGCGTCCTTCATGGTTAGGTCCTCGAAGCCGCGGGTCTTCTTGCCGCGACGCTCGGCCAGGATGAACACCAGCGAGAACAGGATCAGCACGGTGGCGGTGATCCAGAGGTTGCGGAAGTTCTCGCGGATTACGTCTTTGAGCAGCACGCCCGCGATGCCGACCGGGATGGTGCCAGCGATGACCATCCACCCCATGCGGTAGTCGAAGTTCCTCTTGGACTTGTCCGCTAGGCCGGCGAACCAGGCGGTGAGGATGCGCCAGATATCTTTGGCAAAGAACACCAGTACGGCTAACTCGGTGCCCAGTTGGATCACGGCGGTGAAGCTGGCGCCGGCGTCTTCGCCCCAAAACAGCTGGGAGACGATGCGCAGGTGGCCCGAGGAAGATACTGGCAGAAACTCGGTGAGGCCCTGGACGATGGACAGGACGATCACCTGCACCCAGGACATGGTGGTGGCGGGATCAGTCATGGCGAAAGACACTACCCCGCCCGCTTAGCCATCGCGGTACGCGACGGGCGCGTTGCTAGGCTTTGGCCTTGTGAATGCTCGTCTATTTGCCCCCAGTTCCCGCCTCCGCTTCGCCGCTGTTTCCGGTGCCGTCGCGGCTGCCCTGGCGCTGAGCGCCTGCGGCGCGTCTCCTTCCGCCAAGATCGAGGAAGCGGGCGGTGAGGCGGCCGCGAACATGGGCAGCGCTGAGCCGGTGCAGTCCCCGCAGTCGTCGGACCCGGCGGGCGCAGTGGTGAACTTCGAGCCAGTGAGCGATGTGGACGAGACGAACGGCCGCATCGGCGTGCGCACTGAAAACGCGCTGACCATCGGCACTCTCGAGGAGATCCAGCAGGGCAAGGCCGCCCGCCACGAGCTGGACCAATCCTGTGGCGAGGCTTCCGCAAACGCCGGCACCTTCGCGCTTGCCTGCGCGGGCGAGATCAAGCTCTTCGGCGACCGGGAGGAGACTATCGCCACCGATAAGCCGGTCACGGTGGCCACGGTGGCGTCGACAGGCGAGGTGCTCGCAGGCAGCGACACTGAGCGCAAGGTGTGGGTCTTCGACGGCGGCGAGCTGAAAGACACCATCGACGTCGCGCGCGAGACCGACCAGCTTGAGGCGGTGCAGGTGGACGACCAGCACGACTCCGTGGTGCGCACCAACCGCTTCGACACCACCATCCAGGACATTGACTGGAACGGCTCGCGCCAGGGCGGCACCCTGCGGGTCGGCCTGGGCGTGGGCAAGGTGCGCGGCGGCGAGCACGGCCTGGTGCTGGCCGCGGATTCCACCGGCAACCAGATCCACGTCTACACCACCGACGACATCATCCGCCTCCAGCAGTCCGCACCCGTGCCGGAGGGGCCCTGGGACGCCGCGTGGGATCCTGCGCAGCGCCTTGCGTGGGTCAGCTCGCTGGCCAGCAACACCGCCACCGGCTACGACATCTCGCAAGGCATTCCGGTGAAACGCAAGCACTTCGCCACCGTCGCCGATGCCCAGAGCATCATTACGCTTGACGACGGCACCGTGGTCGCCGCCTCCGCATCCGGCGACGGCATCCAGATCGTCTCCCCCGCCGACCAGACCGAGAGCAACTAGGAGATACCACCCATGACGCTCTACGACCGCGCACTCAAGCTCATGTTCCTGCTGCCGCCGGAGCGCATCCACGGCATCATCAGCGGCGCGTTGCAGACGCTGCACTTGGTCACCCCGGTCAACCGCGTGATGGAAAAGGCCGTGCGCGTGCACGACCCGGTGCTGCACCAAACTGTTTTCGGCGTGGATTTTCCCGCCCCGCTGGGGCTGGCGGCCGGCTTTGACAAGAACGCCGAGGCGATCGACTCCTGGGGCGCGATCGGCTTCGGCTACGCCGAGATGGGCACCGTGACCCCGAAGTCCCAGCCGGGCAACCCCACGCCGCGTCTGTTCCGCCTGCCGGAGGACAAGGCGATTTTGAACCGCATGGGCTTCAACAACAAGGGCGCGCTCGTGGTCGCCGACAACCTCCGCGCGCGGCGCTCCCGCGACGTGGTGGGCATCAACATCGGCAAGAACAAGACCTCCGAAGATGCCGTGGCGGACTACCGCGCCACCGCGACGCTTCTGGGCCAGCTTGCGGACTACCTGGTGGTCAACGTCTCTTCCCCCAACACGCCGGGTCTGCGCGACCTGCAGGCGGTGGAGGAACTCCGCCCGATCCTGGAGGTTGTAAAGAGGTCCACCACCACCCCGGTGCTGGTGAAGATCGCGCCAGATCTTTCCGACGAAGACATCGACGCCGTGGCTGACCTCGCCGTGGAGCTGGACCTTGCTGGCATCGTGGCCACCAACACCACCATCTCCCGCGACGGGCTGAAAACTCCCGCCTCCAGGGTGGAGAAGATGGGCGCAGGCGGGATCAGCGGTGCCCCGTTACAGAAGCGCTCGCTCGAGGTGCTCAAGCGCCTCAACGAGCGAGTCGGCGACAAGCTGGTGCTGGTCAGCGTCGGCGGCATTTCCACCCCGGAGCGGGCGTGGGAGCGCATCGCCGCGGGCGCGAGCCTGCTGCAGGGCTACACCCCGTTCATCTACGGCGGGCTGGGCTGGATCCGCGGCATTCACCGCGGGATCGCCGCACAGATTAAAGCCCACGGCCTGGACTCGATTGAGCAGGCCGTGGGCAGCGGGCTGGAGTGGAAAGAACTCTAAACGCGCCCTGCTGCGCTGCGGCGCAGAACCACCGCGCACAGCCCGGCGGCGAGCGCCCACCCGATGAGCCAGAACGGTGTGGTGACCATGAATTCAGTGTCGGGCGCGATGAAGCCGAGCCCGATGAGCACCACCGCCGCCAGCAGCGCGCCCACCTGGGTGCGGGAACCTGCTTGGTTGGTGTTGTAGGTGGCGAAGGCACCGACGATGGCCACCGCGGCGATCACGGAGAGCACCTGCGGGGTAATCGAAAACGCGGCGTCGCCTCGAAGCAGCGCCAGCACGGCGTAGAGCACTAACACGAGCGCGATGCCCAAAAACGCGCCGCCGACGCGAAGTTGCACTGAAACCATTCGGCGAATCTTACTGGTTTTCGTACCAGCCCCAGATGATGGCGCGGCCGAGCGAGTGAAAGTTCAGGTTGAAGCCGAGCTGGGTGGGGTTGGCAATCTCGTCTGCAGGCAGCTCCGTGTCCACCGCGTGTACGGCGAACAGGTAGCGGTGCGGGCCGTGGCCTGCCGGCGGGTTGGCGCCGTAGTAGCCCTTCACGCCGCTGTCGCCGGTGAGCACGACCGCGCCGACGCCGAGATCCTCCTTCGCGCCTGCTCCGGAGGGCAGCTCGGTAACGTCCGCGGGGATGTTAAAGGCGGACCAGTGCCAGAAACCTGACGCAGTCGGTGCGTCCGGGTCGAAACAGGTCACCGCGAAGGTCTTGGTGCCCTCCGGGGCACCGGACCAGGACAGCTGCGGGCTGGTGGCACTGTCGCCGGCCAGTGCGTCGGCAAGCCGCTCGCCGTCGACGATGTCCTCGGAGGCGATGTCGAAGGACGGCACGTCCGTCAGCGGCGCGTACGGGTCGGGGCCGGGGAAACGGTCGGAAACATAGTTGGCAGTCATGACCCCATTCCTACCGGAGAGCTAGTGACCCCCGCCACTCCACGCGGCGAAAAGTTGCGCGTATCTCCCGCCGGCTGCCATGAGCTGGGCGTGGGTGCCGTCCTCGATGATGCGCCCGGCGTCCATGACCAAAATTCGGTCCGCGGCCGCCGCCTGGTCCAGGCGGTGCGCCACCACCAACGCCGTGGTGCCCTCCGCGATGCGTGCGGCCGCTTCTTCCAGTGTGTTCGTGGCGTCGCTGCCGGCTTCTGCCGTGGCCTCGTCCAGGATGAGCACCTTCGGTCTTGACAGTGCGACGCGCGCGAGTGCCAGCTGCTGCTCCACCTCCGGCGGGAGCTCCTCCGCTCCCGCGCCGACGGCGGTGTCCAGCCCTTTCGGGAACAAGCGCGCGAACTGGGTGCCATCCGGGTCGAGCCCGACGTGTTTTAACGCGCGCAGCAGTTCTGCATCGGTGGCCCCCTGGGCGGCCATCGAGAGGTCCTCGCGCAACGTGCCGGCGAACAGGTGGACATCCTGGGTGAGCAGGGTGACGTTCTTCGCGGTCCACGTGTCGCTGACCTGCGAAGTGCCCACTCTTCCCACCCGGATGCTGCCTGCCGTGGGCTCCACCAGCCCCGCGATGAGCGCGGCGAGCGTGGACTTACCCGCTCCCGAGGTACCCACCAGCGCGGTGATTGTTCCCGCTTCCAGCGTGACAGAGAGGTCCTCCAGCACGTTGGCGCCGCCCGGGTACGCGAAGGAGACGTGGTCGACTACCACCTCCACGGGCTGAGTCAGGTCCTCCGGTACCGCTGTGGCGACGCGGCCGTCCGCGAGCTTGGCCAGGCTCACCGCGCGGCCTACGGCGGTGGCCGCACCTTGCAGCTCGCCGACGAAGAACAGGGCGTTGAACACCATGACTTCGGCGCGGATCACCATGAACACCGCTGCGCTCGCCTGGCCCGGGGTGACAGCGCCGGCCGAGGCGAGCCAGGCACCCACGCCGAGGGTGAGTAGCACCCACGCGGCGAAAGCGACCTGGCCGATGCCTGTGAGCCGGATGAACCAGGGCACACGGTCCATCTCCGCTTCCACGGCGCCCCAAGAGGTCCGCCGCATCCGGGCCAGTGCCCAGCGCTCCAAATCGAAGGCGCGCAGGGTGGGCAGCCCCCGGACGGTATCCAGCAGCACTGCGTTGCGGCGCGCCTCCGCCACGCTCACGGCGTTGGAGGCAGCCGGGATCGCCCGCACCACTTCACGGGCGAACGGGTAGGTGCAGATGCAGACTGCGACGAGGATAAGGGCGAAGCGGACGTCGATAAGCAAAAGCCCGATAAACGTGATCGGAAAGACGAACACGGTGGTGAGCACGCGCGAACCGATGGCGGTGATGGTTTGGACGACGTCGTCGATGTCCTTGGTCATGCGTGTGATCACGTTGCCGGTGCCGAGCTCCATCACCCGCGGCACGGGTGCGCGCAGGATCGCGTCGAGGCAGCGACGGCGCAAGTCGATGGACGCGCGGGCGACCTTGAGGCCCACCACGTAGTTACCGAGGGCGCGCAGGAACATCTCGACGAGCATGCAGGCCAACGCCAGTCCAACAGTCCACACAAAGGCGCGGGTGCCGGTGCCCAGTAGCGGCACCTCGCCTCCGGTGAGCGGGTCGACGCTGCGCCCGAACAGGTTCGACTGCGTGGTGTACACGGCGACGATGAGCGCCTGGATGAGCAGCAGACCCGCCCACCAGCGTCTGTCCAGCGCGTTGGGCAGCGCCGAGAGGTACGCAAAGGTCTCCTTCACACTTGCGGGTGCGACCGCGTCTGTGCGTGCGTAATCGCGCGCCATCTACGCCACCTCCAGCGCGGTTCCGGCGTGCTGCCACGCCGCGTTTCCGGTGATGACCACGGTGGTTTTGTCCGCCCTGAGCGCGGCGACGGCCGCCACGACGTCCGCCTGGGTCACGGAATCGAGCCCCGTGGTTGGGTCGTCCAGGATGAGCACGTCCGGGTCGGCGGCGAGTGCCCTGGCGAGCGCGACGCGCTGACGCTGCCCGCCGGAGAGGTTCAGGCCGGCCTCCCCAAGCGGCGCGTCCGGCAACTCGCCGTTTTCGCCTATGCCGCCGAGCCTGCGGAGAATGTCCTGGCAGTGGGCGGCGGCGAGCGCTTGTTTCACCGCTTCTTCCGGTACATCCCCGCGCGGATTCACGTTGTCCGCGATGGTGCCTTCAAACACGTTGACGGTGTGCGGCGGGAACAGGACATCGCCGCGCTGCGCCCACGCGGTGGCTGTGGCGTAGGAGCGCTCCGCCGGCTCGAGGATCCACAGCCCCGCGCCTGGGACCGGGGTGCCTGTCGGCTCAGGCCCCGCGGTGTCGTCGCCCGCGTGGTGCAACTGCTCGATTCGCTGACCGCTCGCGACGGCCCTGCCCCACCCGCTGGCTAAATCGCCGAACGCGAAGCCCGCCATGTTCAACGCCGGCGGCACCAACAGTGCCACGGACGTCAGCTGTCCCGGGGTGATCCCCCCGCGCAGCGTCATCCACGCGCTGAAGCCCACGATGGCAAGGTTGCACAGCCACGCCACGCAGAACCTGGCAAAACCCAGCCACACCTCCACACGCAGGTGGGTGAGCATGAGGCGCTTCGCCTTGGCCGTCTCCTCGTGGAAGCGCTCAGCGACGGTCCCGCCCGCCCCCAGGCCCTTGACAGTGCGAATGCCTTGCGACGCATCCGTGGCCAAGCCAGCAACGTCCGCCTCCGCGGCGCGGCGCTTCAGCGACACCCGCGTCACCGGCCCCGCGGTCCACGCGGCGAACAGGGCGATGATTAACGCACTCGCCGGGATGGCCAGCGAGATCCACGGGGAGACCGACCACATCGCCACCATCGCGCCGGCCGCGTAGCCGATGGCCATCAGCGGAAACGACAGCAGCTCACGGTAGCGGCCGACAGTGTTCGCGTCCGCGTCGATGGTGTTGAGCACCGTGCCGGGGCTCATCGCTCCCGCCCCGCGGCGCAGCACGCCCGAGGACAGGTGTTGCTGTGCGTTGTGGGTGACGCGGCGCACTGAGGCTGAAGCTAAGCCGTCGCCGGTGGCCTCGCCGATGAACTGGAGGATGAAAATGCCGACCAGCACCGCGAAAAGCCACCACGCGTTGAACGTGCTCTCGCCCACCAGGCCGTCCACGATCATGCCCACCACCACCGGCACAAACGCGGCGATTCCGGTGCCGAGAAGGTAGCTGACAATGTGCAGTGCCAACACGCCCGGATATGCGCCGACCATGTCCCTGACCACGCGGTTTCCACTACTCCAGCGCGCCGGGTGGAGACGGTTCGGATCGTCCGCAGGTGGCGCGGGTGGGACGAACCAGCTGTACGTCTTCATTCTGCGCGGTGGGGGCATCATTCTGGAAAACCTAGCAAATTTTCAGGGTTGTACTGGCGATTTGGCGGTTCAATCGGCCCGCCCTATAGTTATGCGAGTGCCCAGCCGCGAGGCTGAAAAACACCCTAAGCCCGGGTGGCGGAATGGCAGACGCGCTAGCTTGAGGTGCTAGTGTCCTATTAACGGACGTGGGGGTTCAAGTCCCCCTCCGGGCACAGACCCATCACCCCGTTCGCATACGTTGCGACGGGGTGTTTTTCGTTGTCGCGCTGCTGCTACGACCAGGCAGGCCCGCCCATCGCGCCCAGCGATCCCCCGCTCGAACGATCCGTACCGGGGTACTCAAACTCGAAGTAACGATCCAAGACCACAACGAACAGAAAACCCAGTCCGGCGAGCCCTCGTGCAATTGCCGATAATGTTTTGGTGCTCGGGAAGCGTATGCCCTCTAACAAGAGAGGAATTGTGATGGTCGCAATAGTTTGGAATAAAATCTCTTTTCGATACTCGAAATATGGGCCATATATTCTGCGGGATGCCGCGCTGTCGTTGTCACGGCCTGGCATCTACGAAGTCCGGGGCCCATCGGGAAGCGGTAAATCCACGGTTCTGGATCTGTTAGCCGGTCTGCGCTCACCCAGTGAAGGCAGGGTAACCATCGACGGTAAACGGTTCGGAAAGGGCGCGGCCAAGAAGCTAACCTCGTGGCGGGCCACGCACGTCGGGTACGCACCACAGGCACCGACCCTCCTGCCTAGCCTCAGCTGCCGGGAGAACCTCGAGCTGGCAGTTCACGTCGCCGGACGGGGCCTCGACGCCCAGGGCAGGGAAGAGCTGCTTGGCACGTTGGGCCTGCAGCCTTTCACAGAAGCCCTGCCGGCGGAGCTATCCGGGGGTCAACGCCAGCGCGTTGCGGTGGCCCAGGCACTAGCTTCCCAACCGGACTTGGTGCTCATGGATGAGCCCGTCAGCGCGCTTGATGGAGCGAATGTCACCGTGGTCGAGGACTTGTTGCGCCAGTCGGCGAAGCGGGGAGCGATAGTGGTCTATTGCTCCCACCGTGAGCTTTTCAACGGGCAGGCAAAAACGCTGCTGCAGATGGGGGCATAGCTCATGAAGACCATGACTCCCACCGCCGCCTACCGGAGAGAGCTGTCGGTGACGGCGCGCCCCTTCATCGGGGGAATCGTACTGGCTGCGGTAGTAATAGGCACGCTCGTCGGCACCATCCTTTACGTCGCATTCTCGACTGGCGGAAGCAGCGACTTCAAGGCCGGCGTGACGAATATGAGCCTGATTGCGATCATCCCGGCATTCGCCGGGGTCCGGTTGGCGCATCAGAATTTTATCACTGACCACCGAAATACCGTGCAAGCGCTGCGGATTCTCGGCATAGGCAGGGCGTTTTTCACCAGACACCTGCTCCTGCAAGGGGCGTGCCTGGCGCTTCTGGCAAGCGCTTCGGCGGTCGTGTTGGGACGGTTGTTAGCAACGCCGCTTTTCAAGGTGATTCTGCTAGGGCTCAACAAGCAGCTGCCAGATCACTGGGGCTCGCCCATTGACGTTGCCTGGTCGTCACTGCTGGTCTTAGTCCCCCTGTACCTCCTCGGCGTGGGGATTCTCAACGTCGACAAGGTGCTAGCCAAAACCGGGGATCGAGGAGCGGCGACAGTAGGTAAGTCCAAATCCTCGGTGGGGCTGGTTGGCCTAGTGCTCGCAGTGGTCAATATTGCCGCGGGGATCTGGTGCATGGTGACGACTCCGCCAGGGCCTGTCGTGTTGATATTTGTCTTCACCTTGCCGTTCCTCGCTGTCACACTTGCCGGCACCTTCGCCCGGGCGCTAGCTCGCTGGGCAGCCGCGGCGATCAAAAAGGTGAGCGGATGGTCGGCACCCGCGCTAGGCATCCGCTCCTCCGAAACCGTCGGGACGACCTCGAGGGTGGGGCTTGCTACCGCGCTCGTAGCCATTCCGCTGGCAGGCTTCACAGGTGCACAGACCTCGTTATGGGCGGCAAATTACGTAGGCTCCCAGAATTTCCAAACGGTCCCAGTCGTCGTTGGCCAAGATTTTCGCCTACTAGAAGCGCAGGAAGCAGACGGTGTATGTGAGGAGATCGGCGACGACTGCCGTGGGGTGGTCTACTGGCAGCCTTCGGACTTCGAATCCGCCGGGGAGACCTCCGTACCGATGGAGAAAGCGAATGACTATTCTCTGGCCGGATCAAATGACCAAGTGTTAGGGCAGCTACTCTCGCCCGCGGCGCCGGTGAAAGCTCACAGCCCCTTCTACCCAGACTTCATGGTGCCGTTCTCGGGTATTTCTAGCGAGTCTCCGGTCAAACCGGAATGGGGGCTTCCCGTGGTCGCAGAATCGGCTCGCGCACCGGATCATCTCCGGGTGGAGTCCGCGCAGGATTGGGTACGGCATGTGGATATGGATAGCCAGATCATGTACGGGCCCCACGGCGACGGAACCGCCGGCTTCGTCCCCACCGCGGCCTACACTCTGCTGGCGATCTGCCTGGTCCTCGCGGTCTCTGTGATGGGCAAGCGGGCCAATTTGCATGCGTTCTTCTCACCACTGCGTCTTCTGGGCCGTACCCAAGGCGCGATCCAGCGAGCAGAGTTCTGGGCAATCCTCTTTCCGTACTGTGTTGCCATGCTGACAGCGCTCCTAGTGGGCATCTGGTACACGGTCGCCGTCCATGTCGCAGTCTCGGCGTACCCGGGGGCGCTGCTGCCTTACCTTCCCCAGGGCTATGGGTGCTCTTTGTCCTCGTCTTCTTAGGCACGAGTGCGACTGCCTTCTTGCCAACTCCGGACAAGGACGAGCGTGGCGCAGATGCGCCCTAGACACTGGCGTGCCGGCGCCTAAAGAGGCTCTTCCGGTTTCGGGTTGCAACAACAGCGACCGCGCCGTCGGCCCA harbors:
- a CDS encoding YncE family protein, whose amino-acid sequence is MNARLFAPSSRLRFAAVSGAVAAALALSACGASPSAKIEEAGGEAAANMGSAEPVQSPQSSDPAGAVVNFEPVSDVDETNGRIGVRTENALTIGTLEEIQQGKAARHELDQSCGEASANAGTFALACAGEIKLFGDREETIATDKPVTVATVASTGEVLAGSDTERKVWVFDGGELKDTIDVARETDQLEAVQVDDQHDSVVRTNRFDTTIQDIDWNGSRQGGTLRVGLGVGKVRGGEHGLVLAADSTGNQIHVYTTDDIIRLQQSAPVPEGPWDAAWDPAQRLAWVSSLASNTATGYDISQGIPVKRKHFATVADAQSIITLDDGTVVAASASGDGIQIVSPADQTESN
- the tetA gene encoding tetracycline efflux ABC transporter TetAB subunit A, giving the protein MMPPPRRMKTYSWFVPPAPPADDPNRLHPARWSSGNRVVRDMVGAYPGVLALHIVSYLLGTGIAAFVPVVVGMIVDGLVGESTFNAWWLFAVLVGIFILQFIGEATGDGLASASVRRVTHNAQQHLSSGVLRRGAGAMSPGTVLNTIDADANTVGRYRELLSFPLMAIGYAAGAMVAMWSVSPWISLAIPASALIIALFAAWTAGPVTRVSLKRRAAEADVAGLATDASQGIRTVKGLGAGGTVAERFHEETAKAKRLMLTHLRVEVWLGFARFCVAWLCNLAIVGFSAWMTLRGGITPGQLTSVALLVPPALNMAGFAFGDLASGWGRAVASGQRIEQLHHAGDDTAGPEPTGTPVPGAGLWILEPAERSYATATAWAQRGDVLFPPHTVNVFEGTIADNVNPRGDVPEEAVKQALAAAHCQDILRRLGGIGENGELPDAPLGEAGLNLSGGQRQRVALARALAADPDVLILDDPTTGLDSVTQADVVAAVAALRADKTTVVITGNAAWQHAGTALEVA
- a CDS encoding quinone-dependent dihydroorotate dehydrogenase, with the translated sequence MTLYDRALKLMFLLPPERIHGIISGALQTLHLVTPVNRVMEKAVRVHDPVLHQTVFGVDFPAPLGLAAGFDKNAEAIDSWGAIGFGYAEMGTVTPKSQPGNPTPRLFRLPEDKAILNRMGFNNKGALVVADNLRARRSRDVVGINIGKNKTSEDAVADYRATATLLGQLADYLVVNVSSPNTPGLRDLQAVEELRPILEVVKRSTTTPVLVKIAPDLSDEDIDAVADLAVELDLAGIVATNTTISRDGLKTPASRVEKMGAGGISGAPLQKRSLEVLKRLNERVGDKLVLVSVGGISTPERAWERIAAGASLLQGYTPFIYGGLGWIRGIHRGIAAQIKAHGLDSIEQAVGSGLEWKEL
- a CDS encoding ATP-binding cassette domain-containing protein, whose amino-acid sequence is MVAIVWNKISFRYSKYGPYILRDAALSLSRPGIYEVRGPSGSGKSTVLDLLAGLRSPSEGRVTIDGKRFGKGAAKKLTSWRATHVGYAPQAPTLLPSLSCRENLELAVHVAGRGLDAQGREELLGTLGLQPFTEALPAELSGGQRQRVAVAQALASQPDLVLMDEPVSALDGANVTVVEDLLRQSAKRGAIVVYCSHRELFNGQAKTLLQMGA
- a CDS encoding undecaprenyl-diphosphate phosphatase → MTDPATTMSWVQVIVLSIVQGLTEFLPVSSSGHLRIVSQLFWGEDAGASFTAVIQLGTELAVLVFFAKDIWRILTAWFAGLADKSKRNFDYRMGWMVIAGTIPVGIAGVLLKDVIRENFRNLWITATVLILFSLVFILAERRGKKTRGFEDLTMKDAVVMGLWQCLALIPGVSRSGGTISGGLFRNLDREVATRFSFLLAIPAVLASGLFSLPDAFDPQAGQAASGLQLLAGSGIAFVVGYISIAWLLKFVSNHSFAWFAAYRIPLGLLVMALLGTGVMAA
- a CDS encoding YbhB/YbcL family Raf kinase inhibitor-like protein, translating into MTANYVSDRFPGPDPYAPLTDVPSFDIASEDIVDGERLADALAGDSATSPQLSWSGAPEGTKTFAVTCFDPDAPTASGFWHWSAFNIPADVTELPSGAGAKEDLGVGAVVLTGDSGVKGYYGANPPAGHGPHRYLFAVHAVDTELPADEIANPTQLGFNLNFHSLGRAIIWGWYENQ
- a CDS encoding FtsX-like permease family protein, producing the protein MKTMTPTAAYRRELSVTARPFIGGIVLAAVVIGTLVGTILYVAFSTGGSSDFKAGVTNMSLIAIIPAFAGVRLAHQNFITDHRNTVQALRILGIGRAFFTRHLLLQGACLALLASASAVVLGRLLATPLFKVILLGLNKQLPDHWGSPIDVAWSSLLVLVPLYLLGVGILNVDKVLAKTGDRGAATVGKSKSSVGLVGLVLAVVNIAAGIWCMVTTPPGPVVLIFVFTLPFLAVTLAGTFARALARWAAAAIKKVSGWSAPALGIRSSETVGTTSRVGLATALVAIPLAGFTGAQTSLWAANYVGSQNFQTVPVVVGQDFRLLEAQEADGVCEEIGDDCRGVVYWQPSDFESAGETSVPMEKANDYSLAGSNDQVLGQLLSPAAPVKAHSPFYPDFMVPFSGISSESPVKPEWGLPVVAESARAPDHLRVESAQDWVRHVDMDSQIMYGPHGDGTAGFVPTAAYTLLAICLVLAVSVMGKRANLHAFFSPLRLLGRTQGAIQRAEFWAILFPYCVAMLTALLVGIWYTVAVHVAVSAYPGALLPYLPQGYGCSLSSSS
- the mshC gene encoding cysteine--1-D-myo-inosityl 2-amino-2-deoxy-alpha-D-glucopyranoside ligase — translated: MHAWPDPSVPAVAGTPVALKLYDTADQRVKEVDTTPDANGEVGMYVCGITPYDSTHLGHAATYLTFDLAQRQLIANGHKVHYVQNITDVDDPLFERAERDGVDWRELGTSQINLFRSDMEILSVIPPRDYIGAMESVDEVIAMVQELLDADAAYELDHGDIYASIEATKQFGYESNLDRATMEEYFAERGGDPEREGKRDPLDALIWRGHREGEPAWDSPFGPGRPGWHVECSAIATNRLGGHFAIQGGGSDLAFPHHEFSAAHAEAALEVDRMAGHYVHAGMIALDGVKMSKSLGNLVFVHKLSEAGHDPSAIRLAVFSGHYREDRDFSDAILDEAEKRLARWREQLSEEVSEAEATEVVDKLRAILADDLNTPVALSLLDGAAGDCNQIIATALDGLLGVRI